From Streptomyces fungicidicus, one genomic window encodes:
- a CDS encoding HAD family hydrolase produces MRYDLVIFDNDGVLVDSEPISNRLLAAYLTELGHPTSYDDSIRDYMGSAMHRVHDLVEERTGRRLPADFDDVFHARVFAAFERELKPVVGAMDVLEKLAADGVPYCVASSGSHERIRVGHRTTGLDRWFDDERIFSSQDVGRGKPAPDLFLYAAERMGVAPARCVVVEDSPLGVRAAVAAGMDVYGFTAMTPAGKLSGAARLFDDMRELTGLLEADQGGN; encoded by the coding sequence ATGCGCTATGACCTCGTCATCTTCGACAACGACGGCGTTCTCGTCGACAGTGAGCCGATCTCCAATCGGCTTCTGGCCGCCTATCTCACCGAACTCGGCCACCCGACGTCCTACGACGACTCCATCCGCGACTACATGGGTTCCGCCATGCACCGCGTGCACGACCTCGTGGAGGAGCGGACCGGGCGGCGGTTGCCGGCGGACTTCGACGACGTGTTCCACGCCCGGGTGTTCGCCGCGTTCGAGCGGGAGCTGAAGCCGGTCGTCGGCGCCATGGACGTACTCGAGAAGCTGGCCGCCGACGGGGTGCCGTACTGCGTGGCCTCGTCCGGGAGCCATGAGCGGATCCGGGTGGGGCACCGGACGACCGGGCTCGACCGCTGGTTCGACGACGAGCGGATCTTCAGCTCGCAGGACGTGGGACGGGGCAAGCCCGCGCCGGACCTGTTCCTGTACGCGGCGGAACGCATGGGCGTGGCCCCCGCGCGCTGCGTGGTCGTCGAGGACAGCCCGCTGGGCGTCCGGGCCGCGGTGGCGGCCGGCATGGACGTGTACGGGTTCACCGCGATGACGCCGGCCGGGAAGCTCAGCGGCGCCGCGCGACTCTTCGACGACATGCGGGAGTTGACCGGGCTGCTCGAGGCGGACCAGGGCGGAAACTGA